One part of the Musa acuminata AAA Group cultivar baxijiao chromosome BXJ1-5, Cavendish_Baxijiao_AAA, whole genome shotgun sequence genome encodes these proteins:
- the LOC135673121 gene encoding uncharacterized protein LOC135673121, which produces MVDVDRRMAGLTPAHAAGLRRLSARATATTASSPSCSAISHRGGLLSFLPLAESVLACLRAASVPVVPGLSHAELARLEADLDVSFPPDLRAVLALGLPSAPGFPDWRSPGRRAAFDLPLAAASLQVARGALWPRSWGPRPADPDRAIRLARSALRRAPLLIPVFDRCYIPCRPCLAGNPVFYVDEHRVFCCGFDLADFFQREPAFHAAASASPDPHPICCPRPPGRRSLDAVAGKTSRWIEFWSDAASNRRRRNSSSSSSSSSFSSSSSSSCGSASPPRPDPQQFVEIRSPRRLPGWVDGYLDRVGWVLRSAGWDESDVKEIVRVPASAVFDGEDEATAATIDSEAALDALLVKADHCSDSLRRAGWSSDDVSDALGFDFRRRPQERPAVKLPPTIAFKIEKLAAEAVSQR; this is translated from the coding sequence ATGGTCGACGTCGACCGCCGTATGGCGGGCCTCACACCAGCCCACGCTGCAGGACTCCGCCGCCTCTCCGCTCGTGCCACAGCCACCACCGCATCCTCTCCCTCCTGCTCCGCCATCTCCCACCGTGGCGGCCTCCTCTCCTTCCTTCCCCTCGCCGAGTCCGTCCTTGCCTGCCTCCGCGCGGCTTCCGTCCCTGTCGTCCCGGGCCTCTCCCACGCTGAGCTCGCCCGCCTCGAGGCCGACCTCGACGTCTCCTTCCCCCCGGATCTCCGCGCCGTCCTCGCCCTCGGACTCCCCTCCGCTCCCGGCTTCCCCGACTGGCGCTCCCCCGGCCGCCGCGCCGCCTTCGACCTCCCCCTCGCTGCTGCCTCCCTCCAGGTCGCGCGCGGCGCGCTCTGGCCACGCTCCTGGGGCCCCCGCCCCGCCGACCCCGACCGTGCCATCCGCCTCGCCCGCTCCGCACTCCGCCGCGCCCCCCTCCTCATCCCCGTGTTCGACCGCTGCTACATCCCCTGTCGCCCCTGCCTCGCGGGCAACCCCGTCTTCTACGTCGACGAGCACCGGGTGTTCTGCTGCGGCTTCGACCTCGCCGACTTCTTCCAGCGCGAGCCCGCCTTCCACGCCGCCGCCTCCGCTTCCCCGGATCCCCATCCGATCTGTTGCCCCAGGCCCCCCGGCAGGCGGAGCCTGGACGCCGTCGCCGGGAAGACTTCTCGGTGGATCGAGTTCTGGAGCGACGCTGCTTCCAATCGCCGCCGCCGTAACTCCTCatcgtcctcctcttcctcctctttctcctcgtcctcctcctcctcctgtggaTCGGCGTCCCCGCCGCGACCGGACCCGCAGCAATTCGTGGAGATCCGATCGCCGAGGCGGCTGCCAGGCTGGGTGGATGGCTACCTGGACCGGGTCGGTTGGGTCCTCCGATCGGCCGGGTGGGACGAGTCGGACGTCAAGGAGATCGTTCGCGTGCCCGCATCCGCCGTCTTCGACGGCGAGGACGAAGCCACAGCGGCGACGATCGACTCCGAGGCGGCGCTCGACGCGCTGCTGGTGAAGGCGGACCACTGTTCCGACTCGCTCCGGCGAGCCGGATGGAGCTCCGACGACGTCTCCGACGCGCTGGGGTTCGACTTCCGCCGGAGGCCGCAGGAAAGACCCGCGGTCAAGTTACCTCCCACGATCGCCTTCAAGATCGAGAAGCTGGCCGCCGAGGCGGTCTCCCAACGCTGA
- the LOC135673120 gene encoding uncharacterized protein LOC135673120, with protein MGLLKQRSWSPDSDREEAWLRRQSIHRGRRGHLALARARSVTDEDLDELRGCIDLGFGFDADFPLADARRLSDTLPALDLYYTVHRGSPAGSPPSESSSSDGSAASPDLGSPVSFFSPGDSPEERKARLKQWAQVVACSLRQRC; from the exons ATGGGGCTGCTCAAGCAGCGATCTTGGTCGCCGGACTCCGACCGGGAGGAGGCGTGGCTCCGCCGCCAGTCCATCCATCGCGGCCGCCGGGGCCACCTCGCCCTCGCCCGCGCCCGAAGCGTCACCGACGAGGACCTCGACGAGCTGCGCGGCTGCATCGACCTCGGATTCGGGTTCGACGCCGACTTCCCCCTCGCCGACGCCCGCAGGCTCTCGGACACTCTCCCGGCCCTCGATCTGTACTACACCGTCCACCGCGGCTCCCCAGCCGGATCCCCGCCCTCCGAGTCCTCCTCATCCGACGGATCCGCCGCCTCGCCCGACTTGGGTAGCCCCGTCTCCTTCTTCTCCCCAG GCGACAGCCCGGAGGAGAGGAAAGCGAGATTGAAGCAGTGGGCCCAAGTGGTTGCTTGCTCCTTGCGTCAACGTTGCTGA